The Diabrotica virgifera virgifera chromosome 10, PGI_DIABVI_V3a genome has a window encoding:
- the LOC114331287 gene encoding F-box/LRR-repeat protein 7 yields MNLCPESIEILSIRPVVCPLVRLGQKTSAASTEKSSENQHFAAKDTSLQPLYIDTYRQSTSPSYQYKQPPVNPSQKLDYLQNYYDEDCYTDQRNNNLSYSNKNTLQLSSFSQEQNYWEYNKINNTDTENQNVFGNHETQQSNCLLDNFTRLGKSSPSLDQGYHTLVTHNPSLITPNFWDTNLYKGKKYQTKNNSFDKLPDELVVKIFSYLTSVDISFCAQVCRRFDILAWTPSLWRVIVIEDDNISGDKAIKGVLRQLCGQGKTGACPSVERIHITNGAKISDKSLLLLARRCPELTHLQLQGCSNLTNSVVFEIATKCNNLQHLDITGCSKISCINVNNGLEPPRKLQLQYLDLSDCIAVQDSGLLIIVRNAPQLAYLYLRRCVQITDAGLKYIPSFCSGLRELSVSDCSNITDFGLYELAKLGATLRYLSVAKCDQVSDAGLKVIAKKCYKLRYLNARGCEAVSDDAINVLARSCMRLRALDIGKCDVSDAGLRALAESCPNLKKLSLRNCDLVTDRGVQCVAYYCRGLQQLNIQDCQISLEGYRAVKKYCKRCVIEHTNPGFF; encoded by the exons ATGAATCTGTGTCCAGAAAGTATAGAAATATTATCTATACGTCCCGTCGTTTGTCCTTTGGTGAGATTAGGTCAGAAAACTAGTGCGGCTAGTACAGAAAAGTCGTCAGAAAATCAACATTTTGCTGCAAAAGATACTAGTTTACAACCTTTATATATCGACACGTATAGACAGAGCACAAGTCCAAGTTACCAATACAAGCAGCCTCCGGTCAATCCATCTCAGAAATTAGATTATTTG caAAACTACTACGATGAAGACTGCTACACTGATCAACGAAACAATAATTTATCATATTCAAATAAAAACACACTTCAACTATCGTCTTTCTCACAAGAGCAAAACTATTGGGAATACAATAAAATCAACAACACCGACACAGAAAATCAAAATGTTTTCGGTAATCACGAAACACAGCAAAGCAACTGCCTCCTTGACAACTTCACCAGGCTAGGAAAATCCAGTCCTAGCCTTGACCAAGGCTATCACACCTTAGTAACGCATAACCCAAGTTTGATCACTCCTAATTTTTGGGATACAAACTTGTACAAGGGCAAAAAGTATCAGACGAAGAACAATTCTTTCGATAAACTACCCGATGAGTTAGTTGTGAAAATATTTTCCTACTTGACTAGTGTAGACATAAGCTTTTGTGCTCAGGTATGTAGAAGATTTGATATTCTAGCCTGGACACCATCGTTATGGAGGGTTATAGTAATCGAGGATGATAATATAAGTGGTGATAAGGCTATCAAAGGTGTTTTGAGGCAATTGTGTGGACAAGGAAAGACAGGGGCGTGTCCTAGTGTAGAAAGAATCCATATTACTAATGGTGCTAAAATATCGGATAAGAGTTTGTTGCTGCTAGCTAGACGGTGTCCAGAATTAACTCATTTACAGTTACAAGGATGCAGTAATCTAACTAATAGTGTAGTATTTGAAATTGCTACTAAATGCAATAACTTACAGCATCTAGATATTACAG GTTGCTCTAAAATATCGTGTATAAATGTAAATAATGGGTTAGAACCGCCAAGAAAATTGCAACTTCAATATTTAGATTTAAGTGATTGTATCGCTGTGCAAGACAGTGGATTGTTAATAATTGTAAGGAATGCTCCACAGTTAGCTTATTTATATTTACGAAGATGTGTTCAAATTACTG ATGCTGGTCTGAAGTACATTCCAAGCTTTTGCTCTGGATTGAGAGAGCTCAGCGTTAGTGATTGTTCAAACATAACCGATTTCGGTTTGTATGAACTGGCAAAATTGGGTGCTACTCTAAGATACCTATCGGTGGCCAAATGTGATCAAGTTAGCGACGCAGGATTGAAAGTTATAGCGAAAAAATGCTACAAACTGAGATACTTAAATGCAAGGGGCTGTGAAGCTGTTTCCGACGATGCTATCAATGTTTTGGCCAGATCGTGCATGAGGCTTAGAGCTCTTGATATCGGAAAATGTGATGTGAGTGATGCAGGTTTGAGAGCACTTGCAGAGAGCTGTCCAAATTTAAAGAAACTCAGTCTTCGGAATTGTGATTTGGTTACTGACAGAGGAGTTCAATGCGTGGCGTATTATTGCAGAGGACTGCAACAGTTGAACATTCAAGATTGTCAGATATCCTTGGAGGGATATAGAGCTGTTAAAAAGTATTGTAAAAGATGCGTGATAGAACATACTAATCCCGGATTTTTTTAA